In Hevea brasiliensis isolate MT/VB/25A 57/8 chromosome 13, ASM3005281v1, whole genome shotgun sequence, a single genomic region encodes these proteins:
- the LOC110658410 gene encoding (S)-N-methylcoclaurine 3'-hydroxylase isozyme 1, which translates to MDQTPSTRDFSPLYPPLFLLLPVIFIIIKHISSLSSKRRPLPPGPRPWPIIGNIFHLEKKLHISMTRLAKVHGPLISLRLGTQLVVVGSSPAAATEILKNHDRLLSARWQIKVLPHKSHVLERISVIWNPTCNDQWKSLRALFRTELFSAKAIESQATLREKKSSEMVKFLTTQQGKVINIGEIVFATIFNTISNLLFSKDMIGLEDQGLAGGLKSLVTRMVELGATPNIADFYPILEGLDPQRLRRKMSECIEKMFGLWEIYIRERREKHVKDAPKTDFLDVFLSNGFDDDLINWLFVELFNAGAETTSTTIEWAMAEILKNKRVMVKVEEELDRVINRGPMHESEVSQLPYLNALLKETMRLHPAAPFLLPHRALETCEVMNYTIPKDAQVFVNVWAIGRDPTVWEEPLSFKPERFLGSSLDLKGQDFELIPFGSGRRICPGLPMATRQIPLILAHLIHYFDWSLENGEDPATLDMNDKFGLTLQKEKPLRIIPKKKF; encoded by the exons ATGGATCAAACACCTTCTACAAGAGACTTCAGTCCCTTATACCCTCCCCTTTTTTTACTTCTGCCTGTTATCTTTATCATCATCAAGCACATTAGCTCTCTATCTTCAAAGCGTCGGCCTCTTCCTCCGGGTCCCAGGCCATGGCCTATAATAGGCAACATTTTCCATCTAGAGAAAAAGCTGCACATCTCAATGACACGCCTTGCCAAAGTTCATGGCCCTCTAATTTCATTAAGGCTCGGAACTCAACTCGTTGTTGTTGGCTCTTCTCCTGCTGCAGCAACTGAAATTCTGAAAAATCACGATCGTTTGCTTTCTGCTAGATGGCAAATTAAAGTGCTTCCCCACAAAAGCCATGTACTTGAACGTATATCGGTTATTTGGAACCCCACATGCAATGACCAGTGGAAGTCCTTACGAGCCTTGTTCAGGACTGAGCTTTTCTCCGCCAAAGCAATTGAATCACAAGCCACTTTGAGGGAGAAGAAATCGTCGGAGATGGTGAAATTTTTGACTACCCAACAAGGAAAAGTAATCAATATTGGAGAAATTGTGTTTGCTACTATTTTTAATACAATTTCTAATCTGTTATTCTCCAaggacatgattggtttggaagaTCAAGGGTTGGCTGGTGGATTGAAAAGCCTGGTAACGAGGATGGTGGAGTTGGGCGCTACTCCAAATATAGCTGATTTTTATCCCATCTTAGAGGGGTTGGATCCTCAGCGTCTAAGAAGAAAGATGTCTGAGTGCATTGAAAAAATGTTTGGTTTATGGGAAATTTACATCAGGGAAAGAAGAGAAAAGCATGTCAAGGATGCTCCCAAAACAGATTTCTTGGATGTTTTTCTGTCCAATGGATTCGATGACGATCTAATCAATTGGTTGTTTGTT GAATTGTTTAATGCAGGGGCAGAAACTACTTCCACAACAATAGAGTGGGCAATGGCTGAGATTCTCAAGAACAAACGAGTCATGGTAAAAGTTGAGGAAGAGCTAGACAGGGTAATCAACAGAGGCCCAATGCATGAATCTGAAGTTTCTCAACTTCCATATTTAAATGCACTTTTAAAGGAAACGATGAGATTACATCCAGCTGCTCCATTCCTCCTTCCACATCGAGCTCTTGAGACTTGTGAAGTTATGAATTATACAATTCCAAAAGATGCTCAAGTATTTGTCAATGTTTGGGCAATTGGACGCGATCCTACAGTTTGGGAAGAGCCTTTGTCATTTAAACCAGAAAGATTTCTCGGATCAAGTTTAGACTTGAAAGGTCAAGATTTTGAGCTAATACCTTTTGGTTCAGGAAGGCGAATTTGTCCAGGACTACCTATGGCTACAAGGCAAATTCCCTTGATTTTAGCCCATTTAATACATTACTTTGATTGGTCTCTTGAAAATGGCGAAGATCCAGCAACCTTAGACATGAATGATAAATTTGGCTTAACACTGCAGAAGGAAAAACCTCTACGCATTATTCCcaaaaagaaattttaa